Proteins co-encoded in one Papaver somniferum cultivar HN1 chromosome 5, ASM357369v1, whole genome shotgun sequence genomic window:
- the LOC113282972 gene encoding ATG8-interacting protein 1-like — protein MEDSEYQGERAPSRGNEWEVVSLTASTYAAAPGPKGLDSVNDDMGSDVGGDEVETSTAMFMSKHFVFPPSQHENLPVQPDCSNSVTQDSLHHNEVSRLDMEEGEKSEKFDEDSWNIKGLEVLEELHHSQFFDEKGENSPLCEESISFQGIKLVNKEDIIDMNANLCSYHDVEASLSASTISESTTVMPEPGAAAKLDSSSKISESHNPPEEDNHGLPCEAWWKKRATSWYSQAKDANALWSVVVAAALMGFVVIGHRWQRESSQGRQLKWHFSISDEKLYKLLNPISRLKNVVVGGAAQRQSFYMIRASPSA, from the exons ATGGAGGATAGTGAATATCAAGGAGAGAGAGCTCCCTCTCGTGGAAATGAATGGGAAGTTGTCTCTCTTACGGCTTCGACATATGCTGCTGCCCCTGGTCCAAAAGGCTTGGATTCCGTCAATGATGATATGGGCAGTGATGTTGGTGGAGATGAAGTTGAAACGTCTACTGCAATGTTCATGTCTAAACATTTCGTCTTCCCACCGAGCCAGCACGAGAATCTACCAGTACAGCCTGATTGCAGTAACAGCGTCACTCAGGATTCTTTGCATCACAATGAAGTGTCTCGACTGGATATGGAGGAAGGTGAGAAATCTGAGAAATTTGACGAAGATAGTTGGAATATTAAAGGATTGGAAGTACTAGAAGAGTTGCACCACTCTCAGTTCTTTGATGAAAAGGGCGAAAATTCACctctttgtgaagaaagtattaGTTTCCAAGGGATAAAATTGGTCAACAAAGAGGATATTATAGACATGAATGCTAATCTCTGTTCATATCATGATGTTGAGGCAAGTTTAAGTGCATCCACAATCAGTGAGAGTACAACTGTTATGCCTGAACCTGGTGCTGCAGCCAAGTTGGATTCTTCTTCTAAAATCTCCGAATCTCACAATCCTCCAGAGGAAGATAACCATGGGCTTCCTTGTGAGGCGTGGTGGAAGAAACGCGCAACTTCTTGGTACAGTCAAGCTAAGGATGCAAATGCTCTGTGGTCTGTTGTCGTGGCTGCAGCTCTGATGGGGTTTGTAGTCATAGGGCACAGGTGGCAGCGAGAAAGTTCTCAAGGTCGCCAACTTAAGTGGCACTTCAGCATCAGCGATGAG AAGCTTTATAAGCTGCTGAACCCGATATCTCGTTTGAAAAATGTGGTTGTGGGTGGTGCTGCCCAGCGACAAAGTTTTTACATGATCAGGGCCAGTCCCTCTGCATAA